TTCGGACCGATGGGCAAGTTATTCTACTGGCTGAGCCTCGGCTACGCGGAGATCACCTACCGCGAGTTCGATCGCGTCTACACGCTGGGTGACGAGGCGCGCGAGACATTGCGTCGACGCGGCATCACGAGAACCGACGTGCTACCGTTGGGTGTGGATACGCAGTTGTTCCACCCGACGCGCCGCGATTCAAATTATCGAAGTTCGATCGGTCTGCCCGGCAGCGGGCCGTTGTTAATCTATGCCGGACGGATCGACAACGAAAAGCGGGCAGACCGGCTCGTGGCGATGATGCGCCAATTGCCACAGGATTTGGGCGCGGCATTGGTGATGATCGGCGACGGCAAGCTGAAGGCGTCCTTGCAAAACGACGCGGCCGATCTACCCATCGCATTCACCGGATTTGAAACCGACCGTTCCAGTCTCGCCAAGGCTTTGGCATCGGCGGACTTGTACGTGTCCGCGATGGCCGACGAAACCTTTGGCATCTCGATCATCGAGGCACAGGCATCCGGGTTGCCGGTGGTCGGCGTTGCGGGTGGCGCTATGCCAGCGCGCGTACCAACGGAGATAGGGCGGCTTGGCCCTGTCGATGACGTCGCAACGATGGCCGCGAACGTCATGCACCTATGGCAAGGCGACCTTGCCGCGATGCGTGTGTCTGCGCGGGCGCATGTTGAACGCCACTTCAGCTG
The sequence above is a segment of the Sphingomonas insulae genome. Coding sequences within it:
- a CDS encoding glycosyltransferase, coding for MLMTHGGGCDRRPLLVCDLTQSYSTTGGGGISTYLREKRDYVLGHTPHHLLQIVPGDADRVSVNGRHIFAEVAADPVRGSPNYRFILRVAAVRRLLAEYQPDIIESLCPWVLPWTAIRHRRAFPATALVAGYRTDFPNAHVDRVAGALFGPMGKLFYWLSLGYAEITYREFDRVYTLGDEARETLRRRGITRTDVLPLGVDTQLFHPTRRDSNYRSSIGLPGSGPLLIYAGRIDNEKRADRLVAMMRQLPQDLGAALVMIGDGKLKASLQNDAADLPIAFTGFETDRSSLAKALASADLYVSAMADETFGISIIEAQASGLPVVGVAGGAMPARVPTEIGRLGPVDDVATMAANVMHLWQGDLAAMRVSARAHVERHFSWQRTFEQLFDGIYPQALACAAARVEAKSSRRMAAIG